GAGCAGAAGGAAGCTTTAGCGAAAGGCGATCTGGACGAAGTTGGCTTCCTTGCCGATGACCTCACTCAGAATCTGCAAAAAATCGCTCACCACGGCCGTCGTGCAGAAACCATCGTAAAAGGGATGCTGGAACACTCGCGGGCCAGTAGTGGCGAACGGCATCTGGCGGATCTTAATAAGCTGGCCGATGAGTACCTGCGCCTAGCGTATCAGGGCCAGCGAGCGAAAGATAATTCATTCACTTGTCAGCTAGTAACCTCATTTGACCCGACGATTCCTGCTGTTCATCTGGTTGGTCAGGATATGGGTCGGGTATTGCTGAATCTGTATAACAACGCATTTTACGCTGTTCGGCAACGGGAAAGGCAGCAGGGTAATGGTTTCCAGCCGGTGCTGGAGGTGAGCAGCTACAAGCAAAATGGCTATGTAAGCCTGCGAATCAAGGATAATGGGATCGGTATTCAGGAATCGGTCAAAGGCAAACTGTTTCAACCTTTTTTCACGACCAAGCCACCGGGAGAAGGTACAGGATTAGGGCTGAGTCTGAGTTATGATATTGTCACGAAAGGTCATGCTGGGTCCTTACTTGTCGATAGTCAGGAAGGCAATGGAGCCACCTTTATTGTGCAACTACCTAGTTAACCATTCGCTAGTCGTAGCCAATCGATCTCACTAATCGATAGGGCACTTCAGCCTTTATATTACCCAGAATTAGCAGTATTTGACCCAAATGTGACAGCGTAACTGAGCTGCTGAGAAGACTTTTGTTCTATCCGTATCGGACGAATCTATTGCTTTTTTCACGAGAACACATATAACCTGCTCTCCGTTTCGTGATGCAGACGAACCAATCCAGATTGCTTTATTGGACTTTACGTATATTGGCTATAGTTAGCTTTTATTCACTTGCTTACTGGGTAAGTCATTATCTACTGAAGGGTTAATAAACACGTCCCTATATGCTAAATAGGCCCCCTATTTCATGGCACGTTCTCCATTCATGAGGATTACCTGGAACCAGTTTGCTGATCAAAGCACAGTTCATTTCAGCTAGCTATCCTGAAAAGATCTAGTATCCGTTTTGACATTCAATTTCTTACCTGTGCAAAGAGCTATACCGGCTTGTGGACTATTCATTTCTCAAAATTGCCAGCATCTGACCCAAAATTGACAGCTTAACTAAGACGTCGAGAAGACCTTTGTTCTGTTCAAAACACAAAACCAGACCTCTAAACAAATCATGAAAAAGCTAGCCATAGCCCTGCTCCTGATCTCCTCCGTTTGTATGACCACGACAATCAATGCTCAGAACCTATCAACCGCCGAAGACGTACTGAATGCGTATTATAAAGCGATCGGCGGGAAGAAAGCCCTACTGAACATCAAAGACCTTAGTTGGAAAGGTGCTTCAGGAGGCAACGGCGCTTCCTTTCCGGCTGTTGGTACGTACAAGGTTCCGTTCAAACAGGTTATCACATCGAGTACACCGCAGGGCCAGGTTGTATACAAATTTATTTGTGATGGCAAGGATGCCACGATGCTTATAGGCAGCAACAAAGTCCCTATGAGTCGCGCAGTAATGGATCGTTATATATTGACCTTGCAGATGATGCCCGAGTTGTGTTTAGCCGATCGGGGCGTAAAAACCACCTTTGCTGGTAAGGAATCGGTTGAAGGCAAGGAAGCCTACAAACTTACGCACACCATGCCCGACGGCAGCACCTGGCATACATATTATGATACCCAAACAGGCCTAAAAGTAAAGCTCTATGTACCAGGGCAATCGGTTGGGGAGATAAACCTCTACGCCGACTATCGGGACGTAAACGGCATCAAACTTCCGTTCGTGCTTTATCCGGGAACGGGCACGCTTAAAATAGAAAGCTACCAGTTAAACACTGGTATTAGTGATGATGAGTTTGTCATAAAGTGAACTCATTCCTTTATGCCCTTACAATCAACTAATTACTGATTGCCTAATCCTAAATCCTCTATTGATGAAAACTATATATGCAATTGATCGACCTGTATTATCTAACCGTATTTACATTCTGGACACCTTACGGGGATTTGCGCTCTTGGGCATTGCGGTTGTGCATTTTGGCGGACATTTTTTAGCAACAGTCCCTCCTCCTTCGCTCCACCCTTACAATCCGGTTTCGCCTTCCGACTTTTCTGCGTTAGACATACTGGTCGATCAGATGCAGTCGATTTTTTTCTGGGGAATACCATTCCCTATATTCTCGCTCTTATTTGGTATCAGCTTCTTTATCCAGATGGATCAGACGGCTAAAATAGGGCAGCCTTTTGTTTGGCGAATGGTCTGGCGTTTGGTCGTACTTTTCGGAATTGGGTATGTTCATAGTCTCTTTTATACAGGCGATGTACTAATGATGTATGCTGTGCTTGGGTTGCTTCTGATTCCATTAAGACGGGCTAGAAATTGGGTTTTGTTAGGGATCGGCTTGTTTTTTACTTTTAATATGCCCTGGTTTCTTCTTCGAGTTGGATCCGTATTATCTCCACCCAATGCAGCTCAGGTAGCTGCTAGTAAAGCCTTTCTGGTCAATTTTATGAAGCTGGCCGAAGTAGAATATTATACCAAACAAAATGGTTCCTTGGCCGACATTATGAGTTTAACGGCAAGTATTGGCGTGAAAAATGTGTTTTTTGGGCAGTTTGTAACAGGTAGGATGTTTATATCCTTTGGATTGTTTGTGCTGGGACTATGGGTTGGTCGGCAACGTTTGTTTACAGATACCCCCAATCATCGCGCTATTTTCCGTTCACTATTACTTATATCCAGTATAATTGCTATCCTTTCAACGGCTATATGGGCCTATCTGACCAATGCTCTTTCAGGCTGGGCACCTTTACCTGGCTGGCAGGAAGTATTTGCTCAAACAGCTTACACAACTCAATGGGTGTCATTAACAGCCGTATACATAGCTGGGGTTACCCTTCTGATTTGGCATAAACAGGCCCGGTTCCTACAACCCCTGATTCTGACAGGAAGAATGGGACTGACTCTATATATCGGTCTATCTATTGTTGGCGCACTGATTTATATGGGTTACGGACTTGGTCAATTAGGCAAGTTAGGCATGGCCGCTTCAGTAGGCTTAGGTATAATTACTTTTGGGGTTTTCACAGTGTTTGCCAATCGATGGTTTGTCTACTATCAGTATGGGCCGATAGAATGGCTCTGGCGTACATTGACCCATTGGAAAATCCAACCCTGGCGAAGAAAAACAACCGATCTGATTGCTGCTTAGCCTTCCCTAATACATCGGCAATTCGTTAAGATTAAGTCCCGGCTTATAGACTCTACCAATGAAAACCAATCAAATACAAAACAGCGAACGCGTCTATGGACGCGATGCCTCACGTGTTGTCATGATGCTTCCTGGCATTGTCATTCATAGTTCGCCAGCCTACATGGCACTAAAACTGAGTTATGGCCACTCTCTGATCCAGCCAAGAGCTTATTCTTTAACCTGATTGCCTAGCTTTCAGATGCCTGTGTTTTTTGTGGCATCTGGCTTTTTTGCCGCTTTGCTTTTGCACCGAAAAGGGCCTAATGTGATCTACTTAATCGGTTCAAACGGATTGTACTGCCGTTGCTGGCTTGTAGGCTGATCGTAAATCAGCTAGAGGCCTTTGTCTTTGCCTACTTAGGAGCCAAACTTATTCAGGCGCCTTCGCCACAGCAAATTGGCTGGGAAGCTTCAGTAACCGGCCAGTTTCTTTCACATGGGGCAATTGTGTTTTTTGTATTTTCTGGCTCTGTATGCGTTTTCTGGCGTTTTTCAACCGGTACTCACCTCAGTTAAATTATTTGGTGGATGCGTCTTACTGGGTATATATCGTTCACCTACCTATAATCACATTCGTAGTCGGGCTGCTTTTTGATGCTCCGCTGTCCGTCTTTTTAAAGTTTTTCATTACCTTTTTTGCTACTTGTCTCCTTTCGCTGGTCAGTTATCACTACCTGGTACGAGGCACCTTTGTTGGCCTATTCCTGAATGGGAAAGTGCATAAGAAAAAAGTATTTACTCCAGAAGAAGTCGCGCTTTAACCAGATTAGTTAAGAAGCTGTTTACACGTTTTAAGCTGAAGGCTAAACCTTTTTCTGTTATAACGACCGGAGGGAGGAATCTCAAACTTTCCTGATTGGCAGGTTTGGAATACCTTCTTCTGGCCGGAATGACAGAAAATAGGTATATAAAGCCCAGTTTCAATCGATAAAAGGGGCTTATCAGACGTAGTATCTAGGCAACAGGAAGCGATATAGTAAACGCTGTATATTGCTCCGGTTCCGTCTCTACATTAAGTAACCCATTATGGCCTTTCGAAATAATATCGTAACTAAGCGATAGGCCAAGACCCGTTCCTTCGCCAGTAGGTTTAGTAGTAAAGAAAGGCTGAAAGATTTTATTTCGAACCCCGTCAGGAATGCCAATACCATTATCTTTTATCCGAATAACCAGCTGTTCATGATCCTGAGCTGTTTGTACAGAAACGGTGGGTACGAAGCCAGCGGTAGATTTACTTTTTTCCTGAACCGCATAAAAAGCATTATTGAACAAGTTGACCAGCACGCGCCCAATGTCCTCTGGAACCAGTTTAATGGTTGGTAGATTGGGGGCGAAATCAGTAACCAATTGAACATTAAAGGCCTTGTCCTTCGCCCGGATACCATGATAGGCTAGTCGGAGATATTCATCGACAAGACTATTTAGGTCGGTAGACTGTTTCTGTCCTGAGCTGGCCCGGCTGTGTTGAAGCATTCCACGAACAATGCTGGCGGCTCGTTTGCCATGATCGCTGATTTTCTGAACATTTTGACTCAGATCGCTTAGTAAATCGGTTTCCAACTCTTCATCACGCTGATCGATAGGCTTTTCTCGTTCTTCGTTCAATTCCTCCACTAATTCGACCGATACCTCTGCAAAGTTGTTTACGAAGTTGAGCGGATTCTGAATTTCATGGGCAATGCCTGCCGTGAGTTCACCCAGCGAAGCCAGCTTTTCCCGCTGAATGAGTTGGTCCTGGGTGGTCTTTAGTTCGTCCAGCGACTTGTGGAGTTCAGCCGTTCGTTTCTGGACCTGCTCTTCGAGTAGTTCGTTCTGACGAGCCAGAATCTGTTGTTTCTCTTGCTCCTGCGCCAGTGTCCGGGCCGATAATTGCTCTACTTCGCGCAGGTTGTCGCCCAAGGCTTTGTAAGTTCGGGTATAATCGCGCACCAGCGAAAGCGATAGCCCAACCGGAATACTGAACATAGCTACCGCGCTGAGCGCAATATCGATTGCTAGCATGTATTCCATATTAAAATGAATGGCGCTTTCTAAAATGCCTGCACTTACGGAGAACACGATAACCAGCAGGAAGCAATACAAAGCAGTTTTAAGCGAGTTCCAGGGCAATCGGGCGTCGGCATCCTTGCTTTTTCGGCCTTTCCAACTAACCCGTATGTAGTCGATAAGAACCAGTATGAATGGAATGCCGACTAGTTCATTCTGAGGAGTACCTACGAAAAGACGGTACATCTGGGTAGCCACTACTACAAAAACCACTGTGTAATAGATCCAGGTGCGCCGTAAATGCAGATACTGATAAACAGCTGTGAGCAGCAAGACAAAGCCTGCGTGAAGGCTTAAATCGCTGATCATATCGGTAATAGAAATATACGTAAGCGTACCGATGTAATTATCCAGCTCAGGCGTAGCAAAAATCAATGCGAAAAAAAGCATTGTCAAGGCCAGAGTTCGGTTTATAGACTGGCTCCGATTGGCGCGATAGAATAAAAAGTGGAGGAGTGCCAAAATGGCAAAAACGCCAGTAAAGCACCCATTGAGTATTGATGTCCAGTGGGCTTCGCTAACTACGGTGTTGCCAGCCTGATCGGCAGGTAAAATATCAATTCTGATTAGGTCAACGTCGGTTGATGGCTGAATAACCGGATCCTGCCGAATCTGGTAACGCACCGCCAGTACATGCCGGTTAGTATCGGCCAACTGAAACGGAATGAACTGAACCAAT
This window of the Spirosoma aerolatum genome carries:
- a CDS encoding DUF418 domain-containing protein is translated as MKTIYAIDRPVLSNRIYILDTLRGFALLGIAVVHFGGHFLATVPPPSLHPYNPVSPSDFSALDILVDQMQSIFFWGIPFPIFSLLFGISFFIQMDQTAKIGQPFVWRMVWRLVVLFGIGYVHSLFYTGDVLMMYAVLGLLLIPLRRARNWVLLGIGLFFTFNMPWFLLRVGSVLSPPNAAQVAASKAFLVNFMKLAEVEYYTKQNGSLADIMSLTASIGVKNVFFGQFVTGRMFISFGLFVLGLWVGRQRLFTDTPNHRAIFRSLLLISSIIAILSTAIWAYLTNALSGWAPLPGWQEVFAQTAYTTQWVSLTAVYIAGVTLLIWHKQARFLQPLILTGRMGLTLYIGLSIVGALIYMGYGLGQLGKLGMAASVGLGIITFGVFTVFANRWFVYYQYGPIEWLWRTLTHWKIQPWRRKTTDLIAA
- a CDS encoding sensor histidine kinase — translated: MNRRLLWLIYACLMTNIAFGQGIRITRGDDDVKRSKWRFKSGDNLHWADSAYNDRQWKVLIDINATKLTKDIGPGHKAWFRQVIAARPKRLNHPLQLVVQQFGASELYLDGRLLAVLKPPRFDSGGTQRLVQFIPFQLADTNRHVLAVRYQIRQDPVIQPSTDVDLIRIDILPADQAGNTVVSEAHWTSILNGCFTGVFAILALLHFLFYRANRSQSINRTLALTMLFFALIFATPELDNYIGTLTYISITDMISDLSLHAGFVLLLTAVYQYLHLRRTWIYYTVVFVVVATQMYRLFVGTPQNELVGIPFILVLIDYIRVSWKGRKSKDADARLPWNSLKTALYCFLLVIVFSVSAGILESAIHFNMEYMLAIDIALSAVAMFSIPVGLSLSLVRDYTRTYKALGDNLREVEQLSARTLAQEQEKQQILARQNELLEEQVQKRTAELHKSLDELKTTQDQLIQREKLASLGELTAGIAHEIQNPLNFVNNFAEVSVELVEELNEEREKPIDQRDEELETDLLSDLSQNVQKISDHGKRAASIVRGMLQHSRASSGQKQSTDLNSLVDEYLRLAYHGIRAKDKAFNVQLVTDFAPNLPTIKLVPEDIGRVLVNLFNNAFYAVQEKSKSTAGFVPTVSVQTAQDHEQLVIRIKDNGIGIPDGVRNKIFQPFFTTKPTGEGTGLGLSLSYDIISKGHNGLLNVETEPEQYTAFTISLPVA